From the genome of Candidatus Thorarchaeota archaeon:
TCTGGCGTTACATTGATTTTGTTGGCAATATCCGTGAGTGGATGCTTACCATCACAGAAACTCTTAGCACGTTGCAGAACCTGATAGTCCTTCTGCGGCAATCCGATGAGATCTAGGTACGTATCAAAGCGACTATCCGCCTTCAAAAGGGAGGGATAGAGTATTCTGACTTCTACGACCCCTGCAATAATCAGGTACTCTATTATTTCTAAGACGTCGCCTTCTTCCAAACCGGTTTGCTCTCTAATTTCGTGAATACAAGCATTTCCATCTATTGACTCTAAGACCCGAACCCCGGGATTACCATAGTCCCGATGAAGCTCATCGAGAATCTCGGAGTCTAGGGAAAATTCATCATTTTCTGTCTTTAGTTTCGGCACGACAAATCCATTGAGTTGAGAAGCTGTCTTGAGAACACTTCGATACTTCTCTACAACTGCGCGTACTTCTGTGTCGAATCCTGCATACGTATCAGCAATGGGAATCTCCATTTCGATTTCAGATGAGAACTTCTCTTGGAATCTCTTGCTTAGCTCTTTGAGAACGGCTCTGAGAACAGTCTCAGACGCATCGGCATCAATCAAAAGAACAAAGATTACGTTATTGTCACCGTGTTCGTAGAGGAGCTCAGAACCTTCAAAAGACAAGCTCTGGACAGATTGTTCTCCGAATTCATTGGCGAAGGATGTTATCGCAGAAAGAAATCCCGATAGAAGCTCGTCAAGTCGCTTTGTATCTCTGCTCGAGTAATGGAATATGGGCGCACCTCCTGGAGCGATTACCATGAATTCTTGTGCACCCAGATTTCTTTTCAAACCAGATACCCAACAAGACCAGAATAGGATGAACATTAAAGTTATTCTGCTGTGTGTATACCGAGATACTTGAGGAAACATCGCTTGGACGAGATGCCCTTATTAGAATGCATTTTCAAATCGAATTTCGAGTGAGTCCTTTGCTGGAATATCGCGAATTCCCGTGGAAGAAGGCCATCTTCTACCTTCTCTGTGCTCCTTCCCTATCCTACATTTTACTTCAGTTCAGTTCCATCTACGTGTTGGTATCTTCTGCTTGGACGTCTGTTCCTAGTACTGAACTGTTGTTGCCCGGCTTGCTTTCCACATTACTATCTCTGTTCTTGATGGCTACAATATTGGACAGGATACGACGTTTGGACGTGATTATTCTCATTGGTGGATTGGCCCCCATATTTGTCTCGCTATTTGGTTGGTTTCTTGGTTTCCCAAACGAGTATACACCTGTACTAGAATATGCAATTGTAGTACTGATCTTTTCTGGTCTTGTTCTGATGATGGGGAGTTGGGCTGTTCTTCTCAACCGTACTGTTGTAGCAAGATTCAGAGGCCGAATCTGTGGCACCTTCATTTCGCTGGCCTTCGTTTTGTATAGTATATTTGTTCTTTTTGGCCTATCCCCTTATGCACCTGATTCTGTTTCAATTCCAGTTGCGGAGATTCTATGTCTGATATCAATGGTCGTCTCTCTAGCGTTGAAACCTTGGAAATTCGACCAGGTGGCTCTTGCAGTTAGGGGAAGAGCAAGCCGATACTTCGTTCCACTTGTATTTGTTATGGCTGCCCATTTTCTTTGGTATTCGGCAACGAAAGCTACGCTAGCAGCGGCATTAGAGGCGCTAACTCAGGATTCTTCACTCGTCTTTCTATCTGGACTTGAAGGTCTAGATTTTGTCGTTCTGGCAGCAGGAGTTCTGGTGGGCGGGTTAATTGCTGATCTACTTGATCGGAAGGAATCCCTTAGAGCGGGAATTCTAGGGATGGGTCTTCTCACGATATTTGGCCCTGCCTTCTATGGCTACAACGTAGCTGGAGTGGCAGAAAGCTTCTACATATTCGCCTTGCCGCTACTGGTTTTCGAGCGGATTGTCGAAGGACTACTGATGGGGAGTGTACTCCTATTGATATGGGGAGAGTTAGGCTCTCCAAAAAGCAAGGCTCGACGTTTAGCAACTGTATGGACGTTGTTCCTTGGCTATGCTATTCTCTTCTGGTTTCTCGAAATCGGCCCGATAGAATTTGCCACTTCTCAAGCAACAATTCGCATAGCTGAACAAACCTCAATCCTTCTCGCGTTCATATCGCTCTATTTCATGGGGCGGGTGCCAGATGTGGTCTCAAGGGAAGTTGAGATGGAAGACCTTGAACTCGGATTTGACGAGGAAAGAGTTGACGAAGCTGTAGATAACTACCTTGATGACAAAGACTTCGAATCCATTCGTCAACAGCTCGATATCATAGATGCAACATCCGAAGTATCTGACGCTGATTTGGAGGATATGTTGGGCGGAGAGGTGGCTAGAATTCTTCCACTACGAAGAGTTCATGGTATCGGGGAGAAACTAGAACAAAGATTGAAAGCAGAAGGATATGAATCGGCTGCTCAATTGGCTGGAGAACGAGCTGACCGGTTGGCCAAAAAGGTTGAAGGCCTGAGTGAGAAAGGTGCTCAGAAAATCATCTCTGCGGCTCGAGAACTGGTGGAAGGAGAGCTAAACAACTAGAGTTTGCAACGGATGCGATCCAAGAACATTCTGATAATCTGTTTCATATCATCAATACGGGATTCGAAGAGATCAATAACTTCGGCGTGTGATATTTTGTCTTGTATACCTGCTCCGTAGTTTGTAACGAGACAAGTTGTTGCATAATCCATACCAAGTTCCCGGGCGAGAAACGCTTCGGGTGCGCTGGTCATGCCAACCACACTTCCACCAAGCATCATTATCATCTGAATTTCCGCTGCTGTTTCAAACCGAGGTCCTTGGGTTGTCACATATGTTCCGCTAGGATGGAATGTGAAATCGGTGTTGGATAGGACTTCAAGCAGAGTTTGTCTCACAACACCCTTGTATGGATAACTAACGTCTGTGTGTTTGACCTCTTGGAATTCTTCTGGTAGATTGTTTCGATATTTGCCTGTGAAGAAAGTAGATTCTCTTGCGGTTACTAGGTCGATGAGTTGATCAGGAATCAGGAAATCCCCTGGTTCGATTTCTCTCACACAGCTTCCTACTGCGTTTGTTGTTACTATATGACTAACCCCCAGTTCTCGCAAGGCATAGATGTTTGCCCGGTAATTGACGAGATGGGGAGGTAGACTGTGGTTGGGACCGTGACGTGCAAGAAAATAGATTTGTGAACCTTCTTCTTTGTTTGTCGTTATTGGTGAACTGATTCCAAATGGTGTCTCTTTGGTCTCTGCAGACTCTCCTAACCATTCATAGAACCCGGATCCGCCGATGATTCCAATAGCCAT
Proteins encoded in this window:
- a CDS encoding MTAP family purine nucleoside phosphorylase, whose product is MRNMAIGIIGGSGFYEWLGESAETKETPFGISSPITTNKEEGSQIYFLARHGPNHSLPPHLVNYRANIYALRELGVSHIVTTNAVGSCVREIEPGDFLIPDQLIDLVTARESTFFTGKYRNNLPEEFQEVKHTDVSYPYKGVVRQTLLEVLSNTDFTFHPSGTYVTTQGPRFETAAEIQMIMMLGGSVVGMTSAPEAFLARELGMDYATTCLVTNYGAGIQDKISHAEVIDLFESRIDDMKQIIRMFLDRIRCKL